The segment gTTGAGAGGgttcaatcaaccaaccagcatATGCTACTCGCTCTGCCATCTATCGGCATGTAGGAAAGTTGAACAGCTCTCGTTAGCTTATTAGCACTGTTGAGAGCTTTCGAGAAAATGAGACGATCAATTCGAAACTAAGATCTATAGACTTGTTCTATTGCCCAAAAGACATCCATAGGTTACTTTTATTTATTTCGGTACATTTTTACCACTGAGCTCCGATCATTTCAGGCCTCGTAGCTTCGATCATTCTAGGTATTCTCGTGGTCGATCATAGTCCACTCAACACTTCTTTATGATGTTACTCCAACCCTTGCACGGTCCTCCCCTCTCTCGACCCCAACACGGGCCTCCATACATCTGCCTCCCGCCtcttgcactgcctgactctcgcccgacaCACACTCTTCGAACACCCGCCTCTTCTCCACCGagtttctaatcaaaccaccaccTTCGCACTGCCATCCCCTCCATGCGCAGCTAACTGGATCTGTATAGTATACAGTGAGCTGAACTAGGGCAATATGAAGGAGTCATAGAAAATTCCCGAgatgtagaggttagcgttgctgaccatgaatcaccatcagcgaatgggttcgaatcctgggcgcagcagcAGTCATCCCACACAAAACCCAGATGCTCACCCTTCCCATTCTTCCGTAAAtgggtctttggggcttggctgAAGATGAGGGATGCTGGTCTCGTTGCATTAAACATAACATCTAGAGTGAATGTAAGGAAATAATGTTAATGTCTGCTCTTGATGCTAGCTCGCCGAGCATGAAAcggtagagaatatatatatatatatatatatatatatatatatatatatatatatatatatatatatatatatatatatatatatatatatatattgtaaagagtACCAGACACAATATCGCTATGTCAGAGAAACTGTGATATAAGATTTGGAAGTCGCTATGATCTGAGACACTGTCGACACCAGGACTGGTGTTGACAGAGAAGGTGGATTTCCCCGGCCGGAAGCACGGTATCTGACGTCAACTTGGCCTTGCTAGACTCGACCATCCAGCCATCAGTTGCTGTCCagcgtgtgttggtgatggtggcggtgatggtgatggtgatggtgttggtgttggtgatggtgatggtggccacaGCTGATGACCAGGACGTCAGCAACCACAGTCTGGAAGTAGgtgagtagacacacacacacacacacacacacacgctcactcacaTGCACGCATGCGCGCACGCTTAtcattagtcacacacacacacacacacacgctcacatgcACGCATGCGCGCACGCTTATCattagtctcacacacacacacagacacacacacacacacacaacttattgTGATTCAGTGATAAGAACAGAAGTgttaacacatctctctctctctctctctctctctctctctctctctctctctctctctctctctagagtgTATGAGCGGGAGCACGGAGGGCGTCTCGCTGTTCGTCTTCCCCAGCCTAGATCCTCTCTGGTACACGACGTCTGAACTCGGATACATCGCTGTGTACCCACGCGACCAAGATGGCAAGGCGTTTGGCGGTGGCGTAGACGCCAACACAGACCCGTGTCGGCCACAGGAGTGGGGCAAGATAACGCTATCTACCACGGTGAGTAGGAGTTAGTTAACGACGCAACTCAGACGATCCATGTGGAACTATGGGTTCATATGATCCATTAACACCTGCAGCTTAATGAGCTAccgggctcctccctccccattacCTAGCTACCTAGCTACTGAGCTAGGAGTTAACCTGGCTAGGCTGCAGCACcatcactgctactgctactgctgctgctactgctactactactgctactgctactgctactgctactgctgctactgctactgctgctactgctgctgctactgctactgctgctgctgctactgctgctactgctgctactgctactactgctgctactgctactgctgctactgctgctgctactgctactgctactgctactgctactgctgctactgctactgctgctactgctgctgctactgctactgctgctgctgctactgctgctgctactgctactgctgctgctgctactgctactgctgctactgctgctgctactgctactgctgctgctgctactgctgctactgctgctactgctactactgctgctactgctactgctgctactgctgctgctactgctactgctgctgctgctactgctgctgctactgctactgctactactgctgctactgctactgctactgctgctactgctactactgctgctactgctactactgttgctactgctactgctactgctactgctactactactgctactgctactactgctactgctactgctactactactgctactgctacttctactgctactgctactgctactgctgctactgctactgctactgctgctgctactgctactactactgctactgctactgctgctgctactgctactgctactgctactgctgctactgctgttactgctactgctactgctactactactgctactgctactgctactgctgctgctactactgctgctactgctactgctactactgctgctactgctactgctactactgctgctactgctactgctactactactgctactgctactgctactgctactgctactactgctgctactgctactgctactgctactgctactactactgctactgctactgctactgctgctgctactgctactactgctgctactgctactgctactactgctgctactgctgctgctactgctactgctactgctactgctactactgctgctactactgctgctactgctgctgctactgctactgctgctactgctactgctgctactgctactgctgctactactgctgctactgctactgctgctactgctgctactgctactgctactactgctgctactgctactgctactgctactgctactgctactactgctgctactactgctgctactgctactgctgctactactgctgctactgctactgctgctactgctactgctactactgctgctactgctactgctactgctgctgctactgctactgctactgctactgctactgctgctactgctgctgctactgctactgctactgctactgctgctactgctgctactgctactgctactgctactgctactgctgctgactgctactgctactgctactgctgctactgctgtctgcaactgctactgctactcgtactgctgctactgctacgcTATGCTACTgcaactgctactgctgctgtactgctactgctactgctactggtgctactgctactgctactgctacttacTGCTACtggtgctactgctactgctactggtgctactgctactgctactgctactgctactgctgctcctgtacTGCTACTGCTGTCTGCTACTGCTTGCTACTGCTCGCTActgcctactgctgctgcttactgctgctgctactgctactgctactgctgactactgctgctgctactgctactgctactgctactgctactgctactgctactgctactactgctactgctacctgctgctactgctactgctactgctactgctactgctactgctactgctactactgctactgctactgctactgctgctgctactgctactgctactgctactgctactactactgctactcctactcctgctactactactactgctactgctactgctactgctactgctgctactgctactgctgctactactgctactgctactgctactgctactgctgctactgctactgctgctactgctactgctactgctactgctgctactgctactactactgctactcctactcctgctactactactactgctactgctactgctactgctattgcTGGACGCAGGTAACACTGCTTTAAAGCTGCAGGTGAACCTTGAGAGAATGAATCCCTGGGTtatgtattatgatgataatgattatgatgatgataatgataaaaaaatgataatagcatgataatgataatgatgatgataatgataataataatgataacaataataataataataatgataataataacaataataataatgataataataataataataataataataataataataataataataataataataatgataataataatgataataatagtaataataataatgataataataacaataataataatgataataataataataataataataataataataataataataataataataataatgataataataatgataataataatagtaagataataataataataataataatgataataataacaataataataatgatgataataataataataataataatgataataataataataataataataataataataataataataataataatgataataataatgataataataatagtaagataataataataataataataataatgataataataacaataataataatgataataataataataataataataataataataataataataataatgataataataatgataataatagtaataataataatgataataataacaataataataatgataataataataataataataataataataataataataataataataataataataatgataataataatgataataataatagtaagataataataataataataataatgataataataacaataataataatgatgataataataataataataataatgataataataataataataataataataataataataataataataataatgataataataatgataataataatagtaagataataataataataataataataatgataataataacaataataataatgataataataataataataataataataataataataatgataataataatgataataatagtaataataataatgataataataacaataataataatgataataataataataataataataataataataataataataataataataataataataatgataataataatgataataataatagtaagataataataataataataataataataataataataataataataataataataataataataataataataacaatgatgatgataataataatgataatgatgtcattGCTCGTTGTAACGTGTATATCTGAACAGGACGCTTACACTAAGCAAGTTGTGTTCCACTTATGTGGAGGAAGGACAGAGACGCGGAGCCTGGAGAAACCTGTAGGACTAGGAGTGTGGAGTGAACACCTAGTACAGTGGAGCAACTGTGAACCCCCTGGTGAGTGTGGAGtgaactattattatcataataataatgataattataatgataataatgataataatattaataataataataataataataataataataataatgataataataataatgataataataattattgatatcattatgatgatagtgataatagttattatgattatgattatcattatttttgttattatcattatcattatatcacaatatcattatcattatttcacaatatcattatcattatttcacaatatcattatcattatttcacaatatcattatcattatttcataatatcattatcattatttcataatatcattatcattatttcacaatatcattatcattatttcacaatatcattatcattatttcacaatatcattatcattatttcacaatatcattatcattatatttctaaACCCAGGCTCCTTTCCTCCAAAGAGGTCCCTGCAtcatcaaggctgcgctacttccagtagcagggaaatgacgaaGTCTTTTGGAGTGGAAAATTTCACTCAAGGCATGACCacaggcagggtgtgtgtgtgtgtgtgtgtgtgtgttatgactatttgtgtgttgctgggacacacacacacacacacatacacacaccagtttaCGCCAGGTACTCAATTAGcgaccagcccaccaccaccacgcatgaacttctgaggtgtgtgtgtaggccatCTGTAGCgcagaggattcgaacccaggcaggTTCGACACCCGGTCTGCCCCGCGTACTCAGAGCCAGTAACGGTGACCGACGAGAtgacggaggcctgtgtgtgtgtgtgtgtgtgtgtgtgtgtgtgtgtgtgtgtgtgtgtgacaaatacgAAACGTGAATGTGTAGTTGTAAAAGCGATTCGATACGATACACTGGACTCTCTTCCTGCTCTCTGGCCTTCCTCACTAGAAGCTTGGCATATACAGCTCGTGAAATTCCTTCAGATGACAGTATCAAAATATTTCTTAACATTTTAATATAAATTTCCTGAGAAATTAAGAACATTgggttgatatcttttttttttgaggggtgtgtggtttgaggtggtgtgtggtttgaggtggtgtgtggtttgaggggtgtgtggtttgaggggtgtgtggtttgaggtggtgtggtttgaggtggtgtggtttgaggggtgtgtggtttgaggggtgtgtggtttgaggggtgtgtggtttgaggtggtgtgtggtttgaggggttgtgtggtttgaggggtgtgtggtttgaggtggtgtggtttgaggggtgtgtggtttgaggggtgtgtggtttgaggtggtgtggtttgaggggtgtgtggtttgaggggtgtgtggtttgaggggtgtgtggtttgaggtggtgtgtggtttgaggggtgtgtggtttgaggggtgtgtggtttgaggtggtgtgtggtttgaggggtgtgtggtttgaggagtgtgtggtttgaggggtgtgtggtttgaggggtgtgtggtttgaggtggtgtgtggtttgaggggtgtgtggtttgaggggtgtgtggtttgaggggtgtgtggtttgaggggtgtgtggtttgaggtggtgtgtggtttgaggggtgtgtggtttgaggggtgtgtggtttgaggggtgtgtggtttgaggtggtgtggtttgagggtgtgtggtttgaggtggtgtggtttgaggggtgtgtggtttgaggtggtgtaGTTTGAGGTGGTGTAgtttgaggggtgtgtggtttgaggggtgtgtggtttgaggtggtgtaGTTTGAGGTGGTGTAGTTTGAGGTGGTGTAGTTtgaggtggtgtagtgtggtgtggggaaaATGGAGTAATCTCAGTTATGTAACCAGCCAACACTTCAAGATTTGTCTATCATTATCTGACGCCAAGCATGGATGATATCATCATCTCTATGAAAGAGAAACGAGAAATTCATTTAAATTTTTTGCTGTAATGGCTAGTGTATACAGATGACTTGGTGTAGTGTTAGCTAACAGTATTGTTAGCTGACAATAATGTTAGCTGATAGTATTGTTAGCTGACAATATTGTTAGCTGACAATATTGTTAGCTGACAATATTGTTAGTTGAACACCGTGAACACTTACATCCTGgtgcatcatcaaacatcctcctcctcctcctcctctgc is part of the Panulirus ornatus isolate Po-2019 chromosome 67, ASM3632096v1, whole genome shotgun sequence genome and harbors:
- the LOC139747211 gene encoding uncharacterized protein; the protein is MVAVMVMVMVLVLVMVMVATADDQDVSNHSLEVECMSGSTEGVSLFVFPSLDPLWYTTSELGYIAVYPRDQDGKAFGGGVDANTDPCRPQEWGKITLSTTDAYTKQVVFHLCGGRTETRSLEKPVGLGVWSEHLVQWSNCEPPGVASSVPRVSATVGGWVTAVVLVAALVALIFFCRRVRRRRGGGCGCTCRQDVPRRQKDPEDLQDAPSVALSPPLCLL